A section of the Engystomops pustulosus chromosome 3, aEngPut4.maternal, whole genome shotgun sequence genome encodes:
- the LOC140120493 gene encoding T-box transcription factor T-like: MSTSGTENFAKSLPCRTDHLLTAVENELQVGSEKGDPTERELKVTLEETDLWKRFKELTNEMIVTKNGRRMFPVLKISVTGLDPNAMYSFLMDFVTADNNRWKYVNGEWVPGGKPEPQAPSCVYIHPDSPNFGAHWMKAPVSFSKVKLTNKMNGEGQIMLNSLHKYEPRIHIVRVGGPQKMITSHSFPETQFIAVTAYQNEEITALKIKHNPFAKAFLDAKERTDHKDFIDEAENNQQSGYTQLGSWLIPGSSSLCSSTNHHSQFGTPLPLTSAHGCERYTTLRNHRASPYPSPYAHRNNSPPSYTDNSSACLPVFQSNDHWPGLQMQTHNGMLSLNHANGTPSSSCQYPSLWSVSNSTIGSLSQTGGIGNGLGSQYIRSSSAHYTPYNQIVPSPSLGSPLYEGGSTDIEENQYDVTAHDRLAPSWAPLTPPSL; the protein is encoded by the exons ATGAGTACTAGTGGCACTGAAAACTTTGCTAAAAGTTTACCATGCAGGACTGATCATCTTCTTACTGCTGTAGAAAATGAGCTTCAAGTGGGTAGTGAGAAAGGAGACCCTACAGAAAGAGAGCTTAAAGTTACCCTAGAGGAAACCGACTTATGGAAACGATTTAAAGAGCTGACGAATGAAATGATAGTCACCAAAAATGGAAG gAGAATGTTTCCTGTTTTAAaaataagtgtcactggtttagaCCCAAATGCTATGTACTCCTTCTTGATGGATTTTGTGACAGCTGATAACAACCGGTGGAAGTATGTCAATGGAGAGTGGGTGCCAGGAGGCAAACCTGAGCCACAGGCTCCAAGTTGTGTCTATATTCACCCAGACTCGCCCAACTTTGGAGCCCACTGGATGAAAGCCCCTGTTTCCTTTAGCAAAGTCAAACTGACCAATAAAATGAATGGAGAAGGACag ATTATGTTAAATTCATTGCATAAATATGAGCCCAGAATTCATATAGTACGTGTTGGTGGTCCACAAAAGATGATCACCAGCCATTCATTTCCAGAAACCCAATTTATTGCTGTGACCGCTTACCAGAATGAGGAG ATAACAGCCCTTAAAATCAAGCATAATCCATTTGCAAAGGCTTTCCTTGATGCTAAAGAAAG GACTGATCACAAAGACTTCATTGATGAAGCAGAAAACAATCAACAATCGGGATATACTCAAT TGGGCAGCTGGTTGATTCCTGGATCCAGCTCGCTATGCTCTTCTACCAATCACCATTCTCAGTTTGGAACTCCATTACCACTTACCTCTGCTCATGGCTGTGAAAGATATACCACACTAAGAAATCACAGAGCATCGCCATATCCAAGTCCTTATGCGCACAGAAATAACTCTCCCC caAGTTACACAGATAACTCATCGGCCTGTCTTCCAGTATTTCAGTCCAATGATCACTGGCCTGGCTTGCAAATGCAGACCCACAACGGAATGTTATCTCTAAACCATGCAAATGGCACTCCATCCAGTTCCTG TCAGTATCCAAGCTTATGGTCTGTGAGCAACAGTACTATTGGATCATTGTCACAAACAGGAGGTATTGGGAATGGTCTTGGATCTCAGTACATAAGAAGCTCTTCTgcccactatacaccatacaatCAAATAGTTCCGTCACCTTCTCTCGGATCTCCTTTATATGAAGGTGGAAGCACAGACATTGAAGAGAATCAgtatgatgtcacagcacatgacagACTGGCACCATCATGGGCACCACTGACACCACCCTCATTGTAA